Proteins encoded in a region of the Nicotiana tomentosiformis chromosome 9, ASM39032v3, whole genome shotgun sequence genome:
- the LOC138899180 gene encoding uncharacterized protein, with the protein MGQELVPKAAGGMESLPMTCASRIGQPLQIQLNVPLKNPIHVLHGIVTHNVSPLDMHNVMLDQMQLEEEVDDESTVGGDFNVVIYEDEKIGGLPIYPPEFDELAFCVNSSGLFDLGYKGSPFTWWNGRPNTECIFKSMKHFKEVVKQTWVADFIRDIFFMFKQKLKRVKIALSTRSKVTYGGIFKQLTIREDIVRVKEILFEEEPTIENRIVPPKAQAELKKYSSIEEQYWKQKEGMAWFAKGDRNSMFFHNHVNGKRQKLQLKRIQNSDGVLIEMMGGYNYVF; encoded by the exons ATGGGGCAAGAGTTGGTTCCAAAGGCAGCAGGAGGCATGGAGTCACTTCCTATGACTtgtgcttcaagaattgggcagCCTTTACAAATCCAACTTAATGTACCATTGAAGAATCCAATCCATGTATTACATGGCATTGTCACACATAATGTCTCACCACTGGACATGCATAATGTCATGTTGGATCAGATGCAATTGGAGGAAGAAGTAGATGATGAATCCACTGTAG GTGGTGATTTTAATGTAGTTATATATGAAGATGAGAAGATTGGTGGACTACCAATATATCCTCCTGAGTTTGATGAGCTTGCTTTTTGTGTGAACTCAAGTGGACTGTTTGATCTAGGGTATAAGGGCAGTCCTTTCACTTGGTGGAATGGGAGGCCAAATACTGAATGCATCTTCAAAAG CATGAAACATTTTAAGGAGGTGGTGAAGCAAACATGGGTGGCAGATTTCATAAGGGATATTTTCTTTATGTTTAAACAGAAATTGAAGAGGGTGAAGATTGCTTTATCAACACGGAGCAAGGTGACATATGGTGGCATTTTCAAGCAGCTTACAATCAGAGAAGATATAGTTAGAGTGAAAGAAATATTGTTTGAGGAAGAACCAACCATTGAAAATAGAATTGTTCCTCCAAAGGCTCAAgcagaattgaagaaatattcTAGTATTGAAGAGCAATATTGGAAGCAAAAAGAAGGTATGGCATGGTTTGCTAAGGGAGATAGGAATTCCATGTTTTTTCATAATCATGTCAATGGTAAAAGGCAGAAGCTGCAACTGAAGAGAATTCAGAATAGTGATGGTGTTTTGATCGAAATGATGggaggctataattacgtattttaa